The following are encoded together in the Lathyrus oleraceus cultivar Zhongwan6 chromosome 3, CAAS_Psat_ZW6_1.0, whole genome shotgun sequence genome:
- the LOC127128905 gene encoding F-box protein PP2-B15, translating into MELVPEDCFAHILSFTSPIDVCRVSLISSVFQSMADSDRIWEKFLPHNYQQIVSRLVGPPLSCSSKKELFAALCKPLLIDDGNKMFYIEKRRGKICYMLSARELSITFGNTPLYWSWKHVQGSKFAEAAELRTIWWLEIKGTINIEMLSPKTTYKAYLKVKIADRAYGLDLLPSEVSIEVGDCKSCEKVYIHSHCKRNAKSSCDCECDDEWLEIELGSFYTESVQVQEVRMCLKEVEGVHLKGGLIIDGIELRPVC; encoded by the exons ATGGAACTTGTGCCTGAAGATTGTTTCGCACACATTTTATCATTTACATCACCAATCGATGTTTGTAGAGTTTCTCTAATTTCTTCAGTTTTTCAATCCATGGCAGATTCAGATCGTATATGGGAGAAATTCTTACCACATAATTATCAACAAATTGTTTCTAGACTGGTGGGTCCTCCATTGTCGTGTTCCTCAAAGAAAGAGTTATTTGCGGCTTTATGTAAACCGCTACTAATTGACGACGGTAACAAG ATGTTTTATATTGAGAAAAGAAGAGGCAAAATATGTTACATGTTAAGTGCAAGGGAGCTTTCAATCACATTTGGAAACACTCCTCTCTACTGGTCATGGAAACATGTTCAAGGCTCAAAGTTTGCAGAAGCTGCTGAACTCAGAACCATTTGGTGGCTAGAAATCAAGGGAACCATAAACATTGAAATGCTATCTCCAAAAACAACATACAAAGCATATCTAAAAGTGAAAATTGCAGATCGTGCTTATGGGTTAGATTTGTTACCATCAGAGGTTTCTATTGAGGTTGGTGATTGTAAATCATGTGAAAAAGTTTATATACATTCACACTGCAAAAGAAATGCAAAATCATCTTGTGATTGTGAGTGTGATGATGAATGGTTGGAGATTGAGTTGGGGAGTTTCTACACTGAATCAGTTCAAGTTCAAGAGGTGAGAATGTGTCTCAAGGAAGTTGAAGGTGTGCACTTGAAAGGTGGGCTAATCATTGATGGAATTGAACTAAGACCTGTTTGTTAA